In Rhodoferax koreense, a genomic segment contains:
- the xdp1 gene encoding exosortase-dependent surface protein XDP1 — MKNSYIKNSLKLLAACAVLSSASSGFAATTWTPGAATACDFSSGSNKNCGTTANVTSGGVTVSALAYSTTGSGGSVASAALYDYGSNHLGVVTGAESPNSSPEHSMDNNVSTDLISLKFTSSVALTSITTGWAGAQTGQTADSDMSLLAYTGKAGYDIATYDIAGKTIAQLMAQGWTLVANINGGTGAATYTTDNTGSALNASGISSSWWIVSAFNSGYGGSQTNVDGGDDYVKLLSVAGDIKTTPPGNKVPEPGSLALMGAAFCAALATRRRKVSKSV; from the coding sequence ATGAAAAATTCCTACATCAAGAACAGTCTGAAGTTGCTCGCCGCTTGTGCGGTCCTCAGTTCGGCCTCATCCGGTTTTGCTGCGACCACGTGGACCCCCGGTGCTGCCACGGCCTGCGATTTCAGCAGCGGCAGCAACAAGAATTGCGGTACGACTGCCAACGTCACGAGTGGCGGCGTCACCGTGTCGGCCCTGGCCTATTCCACCACCGGTTCGGGTGGAAGCGTTGCGAGCGCCGCGCTGTACGACTACGGCAGCAACCATCTGGGCGTCGTGACGGGTGCTGAAAGCCCCAATTCCAGCCCCGAGCACTCGATGGACAACAATGTTTCCACCGACCTCATCTCCTTGAAGTTCACCAGCAGCGTGGCCTTGACGTCGATCACCACGGGCTGGGCCGGCGCGCAAACCGGCCAGACCGCTGATTCGGACATGAGCCTGCTGGCCTATACCGGTAAAGCCGGTTACGACATCGCCACCTACGACATCGCTGGCAAGACCATTGCCCAATTGATGGCCCAAGGCTGGACCTTGGTGGCCAACATCAACGGTGGCACCGGTGCCGCCACCTACACCACGGACAACACCGGCAGCGCCTTGAACGCTTCGGGCATCTCGTCGAGCTGGTGGATCGTCAGCGCATTCAATTCCGGTTATGGCGGCAGCCAGACCAATGTGGATGGCGGCGACGACTACGTCAAGCTGTTGTCCGTTGCTGGCGACATCAAGACGACGCCGCCCGGCAACAAGGTGCCCGAGCCCGGCTCGCTGGCACTGATGGGCGCGGCTTTCTGCGCTGCACTGGCTACCCGCCGCCGCAAGGTCAGCAAGTCCGTCTGA
- the prsT gene encoding XrtA/PEP-CTERM system TPR-repeat protein PrsT: MVALLAVPGFAVHAATDSKASRFYEDALTRYEKKDVPGAIIQLKNALQIDKTLLPVQVLLGKALLANGEAAAAEVALNEAVRLGVNRAEIVVPLGQAYVAQGKHKLLLEQPQFNVSGLPADVQVKLLLLRASASAELGDVRGALKNIDEARVMDGRLPEVWLAEVPVRIRAMQYAEANAAIERATALAPDSAEVRYQRGALLHVQGNLRAALAAYDSALKADPKHLEARAARAGIEMDLGQYADAAKDVAEIQAQSPREPRAAYLKAMLLSRDGDSAGARKSLAEVTAFLDAVPPAFIQYRPQLLMLNGLAHFGLSEYEKAKPYFESMQRVQGGGPVSKLLAQIYLSDRNYGRASDLLEQYLKAQPQDGQALLLLASASMAQGRNAKATALMQQALAIKDAPEYHTQLGLSLLGAGQSADAVTQLETAFKEPSQIQAGTALVGLYLRGGQGAKALAVAEKLLKQQPDSAVLHNLNGMAQAQLGNLAAAKVSFDRAVQLDGKLVEARLNLARLDMANKAYDAAATKLNAILLADEKNIDAMYEMANLSDRRGSSADTLRWLSKASDMAGPKEFRPGTALVEFHLRNKAPDQALEAAKRLSSKDPENVPILLIYGRAQLANGDVEGARSTFSGATRFANFNAPQQTEIATWQLAVNNLPGAAYSLDKALSSRPDFLPALALMTEVEIRQNEPAKAEQRARQILALAPKQAIGYSLLGDVAQSRGQTAVAIDHYRRAHQVQTNTETFLRLFGALAMQDGGRQALTLGEAWLKTHPQDQTVRRALADAYARGGNYAAARLNYEAFVKAVPNDSGALNNLANVLLRLNDASALQVAESAMKKDPTNASAIDTLGWVLFKTGLPQNSDRALQLLRDARLRDPGNPEIRYHLAAVLAQSGRKTEAQDEVEAALKGGRPFESLTEAESLLKKLR, translated from the coding sequence TTGGTCGCCCTGCTGGCCGTTCCGGGATTTGCCGTCCATGCGGCCACCGACAGCAAGGCCTCGCGCTTCTACGAAGATGCGTTGACGCGTTACGAGAAGAAGGACGTCCCTGGCGCGATCATCCAGCTGAAGAATGCGCTGCAGATCGACAAGACCTTGTTGCCCGTGCAAGTGTTGCTGGGCAAGGCCTTGCTTGCCAACGGCGAAGCCGCGGCCGCCGAAGTGGCGCTGAACGAAGCGGTCCGGCTCGGCGTGAACCGCGCGGAAATCGTGGTGCCGCTGGGCCAGGCCTATGTGGCCCAGGGCAAACACAAGCTGCTGCTGGAGCAGCCGCAGTTCAATGTGTCCGGCCTACCGGCGGACGTGCAGGTCAAGCTGCTGCTGCTGCGCGCTTCGGCTTCGGCCGAGCTGGGCGACGTGCGTGGCGCGCTCAAGAACATCGATGAAGCCCGGGTGATGGATGGCCGCCTGCCCGAAGTGTGGTTGGCCGAGGTGCCGGTGCGCATCCGCGCCATGCAGTACGCGGAGGCCAACGCGGCCATCGAACGCGCGACCGCGCTCGCGCCCGATTCCGCGGAGGTGCGTTACCAGCGCGGCGCCCTGCTGCACGTGCAGGGCAATCTTCGCGCCGCGCTTGCCGCCTACGATTCGGCGCTGAAGGCCGATCCCAAGCACCTCGAGGCCCGCGCGGCCCGCGCCGGCATCGAAATGGACCTGGGCCAGTACGCCGATGCCGCCAAGGATGTCGCCGAGATCCAGGCCCAATCACCGCGGGAGCCGCGTGCCGCGTACCTCAAGGCGATGCTGCTGTCGCGCGATGGCGATAGCGCCGGGGCCCGCAAGTCGCTGGCCGAAGTGACGGCGTTTCTCGACGCCGTACCGCCGGCGTTCATCCAGTACCGGCCGCAGCTGCTGATGCTCAACGGGCTGGCCCATTTCGGCCTCAGCGAGTATGAAAAGGCCAAACCCTATTTCGAATCCATGCAGCGCGTGCAGGGTGGCGGGCCGGTTTCCAAGCTGCTCGCCCAGATCTACCTGTCCGACAGGAACTATGGCCGCGCCAGCGATCTGCTCGAGCAATACCTCAAGGCGCAGCCCCAGGACGGCCAGGCCCTGCTGCTGTTGGCCAGCGCCAGCATGGCGCAGGGGCGTAACGCCAAGGCCACGGCGTTGATGCAGCAGGCTCTGGCCATCAAGGATGCGCCGGAATACCACACCCAACTCGGGTTGAGCCTGCTGGGCGCGGGCCAGTCGGCCGATGCCGTGACGCAGCTCGAAACCGCCTTCAAGGAGCCGAGCCAGATCCAGGCCGGCACGGCCCTGGTCGGCCTGTACCTGCGTGGCGGCCAAGGCGCGAAGGCGCTGGCCGTGGCGGAAAAGTTGCTCAAGCAACAGCCGGACAGCGCCGTTCTGCACAACCTCAACGGCATGGCGCAGGCGCAGTTGGGCAATCTGGCCGCGGCCAAGGTGTCGTTCGACCGGGCCGTTCAGCTCGATGGCAAACTCGTCGAGGCCAGGCTCAACCTGGCGCGGCTGGACATGGCCAACAAGGCCTACGACGCCGCGGCGACCAAGCTCAATGCCATCCTGCTGGCCGACGAGAAGAACATCGACGCCATGTACGAGATGGCCAACCTGTCCGACCGACGAGGGTCGAGCGCAGACACCTTGCGTTGGTTGTCCAAGGCTTCCGACATGGCCGGTCCGAAGGAATTTCGCCCGGGTACGGCCCTGGTGGAGTTCCATCTGCGCAACAAGGCGCCGGACCAGGCGCTGGAAGCGGCCAAACGGCTGTCGAGCAAAGACCCGGAAAATGTGCCGATCCTGTTGATCTACGGCCGTGCTCAGCTGGCCAACGGCGACGTGGAGGGCGCCCGCTCCACGTTTTCCGGCGCCACGCGCTTTGCCAACTTCAATGCGCCGCAGCAGACTGAAATCGCCACCTGGCAACTGGCGGTCAACAACCTGCCCGGCGCGGCCTACAGCCTGGACAAGGCGCTGTCGTCCCGCCCGGACTTTCTGCCCGCGCTGGCCTTGATGACGGAAGTCGAAATACGGCAGAACGAGCCTGCCAAGGCCGAGCAGCGCGCACGCCAGATTCTCGCGCTGGCGCCCAAGCAGGCGATCGGCTACAGCCTGCTGGGCGACGTGGCGCAGTCGCGTGGCCAGACTGCGGTGGCCATCGACCACTACCGCCGCGCGCACCAGGTCCAGACCAACACCGAGACCTTCCTGCGGCTCTTCGGTGCCCTGGCCATGCAGGACGGCGGTCGACAGGCCTTGACACTCGGCGAAGCGTGGCTGAAAACCCATCCGCAGGATCAGACCGTGCGCCGGGCGCTGGCCGATGCCTATGCGCGCGGCGGGAACTATGCCGCGGCGCGGCTCAATTACGAGGCTTTCGTCAAGGCCGTACCGAACGATTCGGGCGCGCTGAACAACCTGGCCAATGTGTTACTTCGCCTGAACGACGCGTCGGCACTCCAGGTGGCCGAATCGGCCATGAAGAAGGATCCGACGAACGCCAGTGCGATCGACACCCTGGGTTGGGTGCTATTCAAAACCGGCTTGCCGCAAAACAGCGACCGTGCCCTGCAGCTGCTGCGCGACGCCAGGTTGCGCGATCCGGGCAACCCCGAGATCCGGTACCACCTCGCCGCGGTGCTGGCTCAGTCCGGCCGGAAAACCGAGGCGCAGGACGAGGTCGAGGCGGCGCTCAAGGGTGGTCGGCCGTTCGAAAGCCTCACGGAAGCCGAATCGCTGTTGAAGAAGCTGCGCTGA
- the queC gene encoding 7-cyano-7-deazaguanine synthase QueC, translating to MHTRALVLFSGGQDSTTCLALALSKYQFVETVAFDYGQRHVIELEARLRVLEQIRLQFPQWAGRLGEDHLLDLAVLGQVSETSLTRDMVFKMEESGLPNTFVPGRNLLFLTLAAALAYRRDLHVIVTGVCETDFSGYPDCRDDTMKAMQLALSLGMDKRFLIETPLMWIDKAQTWQLAHALGGAALVELIVEHTHTCYQGDRTHRHAWGYGCGECPACELRARGHANFVANDAVNSDLPTVDVK from the coding sequence ATGCACACCCGCGCGCTCGTCCTGTTCTCAGGCGGTCAGGATTCCACCACCTGTTTGGCCCTGGCCCTGTCCAAATACCAGTTCGTGGAGACCGTCGCCTTCGATTACGGCCAGCGTCACGTGATCGAGCTCGAGGCGCGGCTGCGTGTGCTCGAGCAGATCCGGCTGCAGTTTCCGCAGTGGGCCGGGCGGCTTGGCGAAGACCATCTCCTCGATCTGGCGGTGCTGGGGCAGGTCAGCGAAACCTCGCTGACGCGCGACATGGTGTTCAAGATGGAGGAAAGCGGCCTGCCCAACACCTTCGTGCCCGGCCGCAACCTGCTGTTCCTCACATTGGCCGCGGCGCTCGCCTACCGGCGCGACCTGCATGTGATCGTGACCGGCGTCTGCGAAACCGATTTCTCCGGCTATCCCGATTGCCGCGACGACACCATGAAGGCGATGCAGCTGGCACTGTCGCTGGGCATGGACAAGCGCTTCCTCATCGAGACCCCGCTGATGTGGATCGACAAGGCCCAGACCTGGCAACTCGCCCATGCGCTCGGCGGTGCGGCCCTGGTCGAGCTGATCGTCGAACATACCCATACCTGCTACCAGGGCGACCGCACCCACCGCCACGCCTGGGGCTACGGCTGCGGTGAATGCCCGGCCTGTGAGCTACGTGCCCGCGGCCATGCGAACTTTGTTGCGAACGATGCAGTTAACTCCGATTTGCCGACGGTAGACGTTAAATAG
- a CDS encoding XdhC family protein yields MENLDVMVLRTLRDWRQAGHRALLATVVRTWGSSPRPVGSIMALREDGAVVGSVSGGCIEDDLIYRHTSAYAQTDKSQPVQQMPSGAPAFVKYGISADEAHRFGLPCGGTLELLLEYDPDAQSLAELVKALESGQLMQRSVRLADGAVVLAPSLAPAELSLSATELLNTFGPEYRMLLIGAGQLTEYLATMALFSGFAVTVCDPRDEYRSAWSVPGAKVLSEMPDDVVAAFKPDGRSCVVALTHDPKLDDLALLEALDSEAFYVGAIGSRRNNEARRERMIEHFGQTEASLARLRGPIGIYIGSKTPPEIAVSVMAEILAVKNGVALPRDVDVSHAKNERAVPENDTALAEGLVCGTANG; encoded by the coding sequence ATGGAAAACCTCGACGTGATGGTGCTGCGCACCCTGCGCGACTGGCGGCAGGCTGGCCATCGCGCGCTGCTGGCCACGGTGGTGCGCACCTGGGGTTCGTCGCCGCGGCCGGTGGGCTCGATCATGGCGCTGCGCGAAGACGGCGCGGTGGTGGGCTCGGTGTCGGGCGGCTGCATCGAGGACGACCTGATCTACCGCCACACCAGCGCCTATGCGCAGACCGACAAGAGCCAGCCCGTGCAGCAGATGCCCAGCGGCGCGCCGGCCTTCGTCAAATACGGCATCAGCGCCGACGAAGCGCACCGCTTCGGCCTGCCCTGCGGCGGCACGCTGGAGCTGCTGCTCGAATACGACCCTGACGCGCAGAGCCTGGCCGAGCTGGTGAAGGCGCTGGAATCGGGCCAGCTGATGCAGCGCAGCGTGCGGCTGGCGGACGGTGCGGTGGTCCTGGCGCCGTCGCTCGCACCGGCCGAGCTCAGCCTGTCGGCCACTGAGCTGCTCAACACCTTCGGTCCCGAGTACCGCATGCTGCTCATCGGCGCGGGCCAGCTCACCGAATACCTGGCGACGATGGCGCTGTTCAGCGGCTTCGCCGTCACCGTGTGCGATCCGCGCGACGAATACCGCAGCGCCTGGTCCGTGCCCGGCGCCAAGGTGCTGAGCGAGATGCCCGACGACGTGGTCGCTGCCTTCAAGCCCGACGGCCGCAGTTGCGTGGTGGCGCTGACGCACGACCCGAAGCTCGACGACCTGGCGTTGCTCGAGGCGCTGGACAGCGAGGCTTTCTACGTCGGCGCGATCGGCTCGCGGCGCAACAACGAGGCGCGGCGCGAACGCATGATCGAACACTTCGGCCAGACCGAGGCCAGCCTGGCGCGCCTGCGCGGCCCGATCGGCATCTACATCGGCAGCAAGACGCCGCCGGAGATCGCCGTGAGCGTGATGGCCGAGATCCTCGCCGTGAAGAACGGCGTGGCGCTGCCGCGCGATGTGGACGTGTCGCATGCCAAGAACGAACGCGCCGTGCCCGAGAACGACACGGCCCTGGCAGAGGGCCTGGTCTGCGGCACGGCTAACGGCTGA
- a CDS encoding CoxG family protein has translation MEMQGSRQLAITQQQAWEALNDPAVLKICIPGCDKVEATGENQYAVGMAVKIGPVSAKFAGKITLSDIVPPASYTIVFEGQGGAAGFGKGQSKVQLTPNDGGCELAYSVNAQVGGKVAQLGQRLIDGAAKSLAEDFFKRFDAEMQRRYGPPPEDATDSVAASAEKTGAVAGFMQKIGFGKKDKPEGS, from the coding sequence ATGGAAATGCAAGGCAGCCGCCAATTGGCCATCACCCAGCAACAGGCCTGGGAGGCGCTCAACGATCCGGCCGTGCTGAAGATCTGCATCCCCGGCTGCGACAAGGTCGAGGCCACCGGCGAGAACCAGTACGCCGTGGGCATGGCGGTGAAGATCGGCCCGGTGTCGGCCAAGTTCGCCGGCAAGATCACGCTGTCCGACATCGTGCCGCCGGCCAGCTACACCATCGTCTTCGAAGGGCAGGGCGGTGCGGCGGGCTTCGGCAAGGGCCAGTCCAAGGTACAGCTGACGCCGAACGACGGCGGCTGCGAGCTGGCCTACAGCGTCAACGCCCAGGTCGGCGGCAAGGTGGCACAGCTCGGCCAGCGGCTGATCGACGGCGCGGCCAAGTCGCTTGCCGAGGATTTCTTCAAGCGTTTCGATGCCGAAATGCAGCGCCGCTACGGGCCGCCGCCCGAAGATGCTACCGATTCCGTAGCAGCTTCCGCAGAGAAGACGGGCGCCGTGGCCGGTTTCATGCAGAAGATCGGCTTCGGCAAGAAAGACAAGCCAGAAGGGAGTTGA